The following is a genomic window from Prevotella nigrescens.
GGTTTGCCATGTCGAGTTCGTGTAGAAATGTATTGTGTACGTTCGGTTGCGCATTCGCATAGGTCTTGAAGTCGCTGCCATACGATGAAAGCGAGGTTGTAAACAGGAAGATTGAAAGCAAGATACGGACAACTCCTTTAGGAAGACGGAAATAGAACCTGCTACCTTTTCCCGGTTCGCTGTCAACGCCTATCATGCAAACTGAAAAGAGCCTGCTTACCTTCTTGTATTTATTGATAATTCCATTGCAGTTCATAAGACCGAATCCATGCGACCTCTCGTTTTTGTTGTCTACAATAGTCTTTCTATCGAAGATATGGCTCGCTGTCTCGGCATTGATGCCTATTCCTGTATCTTTCACAGATATCTCTACAAAATCGGGGCTCTCGCAGGCAGATATAGATACGGTGCCATTTGGAGGTGTGAACTTTCGGGCATTCTCCGCCAGTGTGTTTAGCATGAACAAGGTAAGCACCTTGTCGGCTTTCACGGTAGACTGTGTTCTCTCGATATTTAATGTTATGCCTTTCAGCTGGAAACCCATCTTGGACTTTGCTACGATATCGAATACCTGCTGCAACGGAAAGCTCTCGATGTGCAGGGAGAGTTCTCCTTGTTGCAGCTGAATCCATTGCGTCAGCACATTGTTATAATTGTTTATGTCGTCGGTAAGCTCTGCTATATAGGCATAACGCTCATTGCGCAACACATCGGTTTCTTTATTCTTTTTCAATAGGCTAACTTCATGAACCATTCTGTCTATTAAAGGATTTAGCGTATTTACAAGAAACAGCTTAGCACGTCTTTCTATGTTTCGCTTCTTGTCCTTCACCACATTGGCATATGCTATGTCGCAGACTTCCTGTACTTCCTGATACTCTTCGTTTAGCTTCTCAAGTTCTTTCTTGTTCCTGGCTTGCCATTCTTCTAAAGGTGAAAGAAGGTCTTTCAACGAATTTCCATCTGCTTTTCTTTTCTTTAAATAGTGGAATAGCAGAAGCAAGCCGACAACAAGGACTATCATCAGTAGTACTGCAGCTATCATGAGGTTCAACTGGTGCGAGCTCTTCTCAAGTATTCCGGCACGCGATTCCAAATACCTGTCTTGTCGTGTCTGTTCCTGCAGGTCGAGATAGATGTTTCGGTTAAAGTCGCTTCCTTGTTTATCATTGACTGCTGCATAGACTACACTTAATTGCTCACGGATAGAAGCTATCAGGTCGGGTGCCTGATTAATGGCCCTGTTCCTTTCCAGTGCATCTTGCAGGCAGACGATAGCTGACTGATAATCTTTTATCTGCCAATAGCACGATGCCAACGTGCGGAAAGCACTTGCTATCTGGTAGACATCTCCATACCTGATGAACAAATCGGTTGCCCGTTCGGCCAAGTTCCCGGCCAGCAAGCTGTCGGGTACGTTGTCTGTATTTATAAATCGTATGGACGAATAGTTGTCTTCTATCAGTTCATCGCGCTCCGCAGACAGCAGATGCTCGCTTAAGCCTTGCAACGAGTTTGCCTGCCAATACACATTGCCCGTCTGTTGTGCCGTTATGAAGCAGCGCATCAAGTAATCGAATTCCTGCTGTACAACCTCCTTCTGCGTTCCATTGCTCAGGACACCTCCCGCTCCAATATTATAAAGATATTTAAGATATTGCGCAGTATCTTCGCGGGCTATCTGTTCTTCGTTTACGGATTCCATGGCTTGTGCCGACAGATTGCGCAGACCTACATAATAATAATAGGTGGAAGAGACGATGCTGAATTCGGAGTTGGCATAAACCATGCGCTTGCGCAGATGTTCCGTCAGCAAGTCTTCTTCTTCGGCAATGCGCCTTTGCCGCCTAAGAGCCTTCTCCCTGTAATCGTAGAAATCTTTGTTCTTCGACTCCCGTTGGCACAGGCGCATCAATTGTACGTCGGCAACCAGAAGTTCCACCTGGTTGTCCGTAATGGAAAGAACACTGTCGAGCTTCTCGTAAGCCTTCTTGTAATCCATTCTCACAATGTCGACAAACGCCAGGTTGTTCAATGCTTCTGCCTTTCCTGCATCATAACCTTTCGACAGGTGCAATGCCCTGACTGCATAGACGTATGCCGAATCAATATTGCGATAATGAAAAGAATAGGAAAGACCGTTCAGCCTGTCCACTTTCTCTTTGTCTGTTCGTGAACAAGCTGAAAAAA
Proteins encoded in this region:
- a CDS encoding DUF5112 domain-containing protein, encoding MFVLCSFFSACSRTDKEKVDRLNGLSYSFHYRNIDSAYVYAVRALHLSKGYDAGKAEALNNLAFVDIVRMDYKKAYEKLDSVLSITDNQVELLVADVQLMRLCQRESKNKDFYDYREKALRRQRRIAEEEDLLTEHLRKRMVYANSEFSIVSSTYYYYVGLRNLSAQAMESVNEEQIAREDTAQYLKYLYNIGAGGVLSNGTQKEVVQQEFDYLMRCFITAQQTGNVYWQANSLQGLSEHLLSAERDELIEDNYSSIRFINTDNVPDSLLAGNLAERATDLFIRYGDVYQIASAFRTLASCYWQIKDYQSAIVCLQDALERNRAINQAPDLIASIREQLSVVYAAVNDKQGSDFNRNIYLDLQEQTRQDRYLESRAGILEKSSHQLNLMIAAVLLMIVLVVGLLLLFHYLKKRKADGNSLKDLLSPLEEWQARNKKELEKLNEEYQEVQEVCDIAYANVVKDKKRNIERRAKLFLVNTLNPLIDRMVHEVSLLKKNKETDVLRNERYAYIAELTDDINNYNNVLTQWIQLQQGELSLHIESFPLQQVFDIVAKSKMGFQLKGITLNIERTQSTVKADKVLTLFMLNTLAENARKFTPPNGTVSISACESPDFVEISVKDTGIGINAETASHIFDRKTIVDNKNERSHGFGLMNCNGIINKYKKVSRLFSVCMIGVDSEPGKGSRFYFRLPKGVVRILLSIFLFTTSLSSYGSDFKTYANAQPNVHNTFLHELDMANRYADSAYFSNIKGTYKRTLDFSDTCRYYLNKYYLKLQPNGRHLMKRIADDNIIPAEVYWLHENLPMNFSIILDIRNESAVAALALHDWDLYKYNNNVYTLLFKENSADKNLSAYCRMMQRSESNKNVAIVLLILLLLSIFPLYYFMYYRQRFRYQSYVESIRQINAILLSNNTLAEKQQMIRTIATNKFPESLKEITKKVNDALEKSVISYNESSTNIELAKDELHRMELESNRLHVSNNILDNCLSTLKHETMYYPSKIGQLLSKRDAELDTIDELSAYYKELYSTLSKQAIQQASMLKPMYGRIEASTLLAKNMQLLSPEKGKLVVLGDVDLLKYLFELLQKQDGGESIKVDIDDLSPKYIVFHLYMSQLQLSDEACVNLFAPDIKHVPYMVCKQIVRENGECFNRHRCGIIAHNTERGTTLSITLSQAKKNNKEYGEF